One Paraburkholderia dioscoreae DNA segment encodes these proteins:
- the iscX gene encoding Fe-S cluster assembly protein IscX, translating to MKWTDTQDIAMALTDKHQDIDPQQVRFTDLHRWVTELEGFDDDPNRSNEKILEAIQAAWIEDADY from the coding sequence ATGAAGTGGACCGATACGCAAGACATCGCGATGGCCCTGACTGACAAGCACCAGGACATCGATCCGCAACAGGTGCGTTTCACCGACTTGCACCGTTGGGTGACCGAACTGGAAGGATTCGACGACGATCCTAACCGGTCGAACGAAAAGATCCTCGAGGCGATTCAGGCTGCATGGATTGAAGACGCGGATTATTGA
- the recJ gene encoding single-stranded-DNA-specific exonuclease RecJ, producing MTRIVTRAASPVDAEILTRHGLHPVLARLYAARGVCMPDEIETGLARLVPPVALKGCEDAAALLADAIQSKRRMLVVADYDCDGATACAVAVRGLRMFGGRIEYLVPNRFEYGYGLTPEIVALAARNAAGKPDLLITVDNGIASVDGVQAANALGIDVLVTDHHLPGDELPPARAIVNPNQPGCTFPSKCIAGVGVMFYVLLALRAELRRRGAFNDNFPEPRLDGLLDLVALGTVADVVKLDGNNRVLVAQGLQRIRKGKMQPGIAALFRAAARDARSASGFDLGFALGPRLNAAGRLSDMSLGIECLTTDDIGRAWDLAQQLDTMNRERREIEAGMQQQALDDLSAIDPDGTTTITLFNPDWHQGVIGIVAGRLKEKFHRPSFTFALADDSGQTVKGSGRSIAGFHLRDALDLISKREPGLIVKFGGHAMAAGLTLAAADVPRFTAAFEAVGREWLSEEALSRTVETDGELEDAYFTPQFVEMLDAAVWGQGFPAPVFSGEFDIVSQALVKDKHLKLQLVRGRQRFNAIWFNHTDTLPARTTVAYRLASDTWNGVSRVQLIVEHAAS from the coding sequence ATGACCCGAATCGTTACGCGCGCCGCGTCCCCCGTCGACGCCGAAATCCTCACCCGCCACGGCCTGCATCCGGTGCTCGCGCGCCTCTACGCGGCGCGCGGCGTGTGCATGCCCGACGAAATCGAAACCGGCCTCGCGCGGCTCGTGCCGCCCGTCGCGCTCAAGGGTTGCGAAGACGCCGCCGCCCTGCTCGCCGACGCAATCCAGAGCAAACGCCGCATGCTGGTGGTCGCCGACTACGATTGCGACGGCGCCACCGCCTGCGCGGTCGCCGTGCGTGGCCTGCGCATGTTCGGCGGCCGGATCGAGTATCTGGTGCCGAACCGTTTCGAGTACGGCTATGGCCTGACGCCGGAGATCGTCGCGCTGGCCGCCCGCAACGCGGCGGGCAAGCCGGATCTGCTGATCACCGTGGATAACGGCATTGCCAGCGTGGACGGCGTGCAAGCGGCCAACGCGCTCGGCATCGACGTGCTGGTTACCGATCACCACCTGCCCGGCGACGAACTGCCGCCCGCCCGCGCGATCGTCAATCCGAACCAGCCGGGCTGCACGTTCCCGAGCAAATGCATCGCGGGCGTCGGCGTGATGTTTTACGTGCTGCTCGCGTTGCGCGCAGAATTGCGCCGCCGTGGCGCGTTCAACGATAACTTTCCCGAGCCGCGCCTCGACGGCCTGCTCGATCTGGTCGCGCTCGGTACGGTCGCGGACGTGGTCAAGCTCGACGGCAACAACCGCGTGCTGGTCGCGCAGGGTCTGCAGCGCATCCGCAAAGGCAAGATGCAGCCGGGCATCGCCGCGCTGTTTCGCGCCGCCGCGCGCGACGCCCGCAGCGCGTCGGGCTTCGATCTCGGCTTCGCGCTCGGGCCGCGCCTGAACGCGGCGGGCCGGCTGTCGGACATGTCGCTCGGGATCGAATGCCTGACTACCGACGACATCGGCCGCGCGTGGGATCTCGCGCAGCAACTCGACACGATGAACCGCGAACGCCGCGAAATCGAAGCCGGCATGCAGCAGCAGGCGCTCGACGACCTCTCGGCGATCGACCCCGACGGCACCACCACCATCACGCTGTTCAATCCCGACTGGCATCAGGGCGTGATCGGCATCGTGGCGGGGCGGCTGAAAGAGAAATTCCACCGGCCCTCGTTCACCTTCGCGCTCGCCGACGACAGCGGCCAGACCGTCAAAGGCTCGGGCCGCTCGATCGCGGGCTTCCATCTGCGCGACGCGCTCGATCTGATCTCGAAGCGCGAGCCGGGCCTGATCGTCAAGTTCGGCGGCCACGCAATGGCCGCGGGCCTCACGCTCGCCGCCGCCGACGTGCCGCGCTTCACCGCCGCGTTCGAAGCGGTCGGCCGCGAATGGCTGTCCGAAGAAGCGCTCTCGCGCACGGTGGAAACCGACGGCGAACTCGAAGACGCCTACTTCACGCCGCAATTCGTCGAAATGCTCGACGCGGCCGTGTGGGGCCAAGGCTTTCCGGCGCCGGTGTTTTCGGGCGAATTCGACATCGTCTCGCAGGCGCTGGTGAAGGACAAACACCTGAAGCTGCAACTCGTGCGCGGCCGCCAGCGCTTCAACGCGATCTGGTTCAATCACACCGACACCCTGCCCGCCCGCACCACGGTCGCCTACCGCCTCGCGAGCGACACGTGGAACGGCGTGTCGCGCGTGCAACTGATCGTTGAGCACGCGGCTAGCTGA
- the lysS gene encoding lysine--tRNA ligase, whose translation MTEPTQPSAAQPNAVPEVDDNKIIAERREKLRELREHGVAYPNDFRPTHHAEDLQAQYEHSDKEALEANPLEVAIAGRMMLKRVMGKASFATVRDGSGQIQFFITPADVGQETYDAFKKWDMGDIVAARGVLFRTNKGELSVRCTELRLLSKSLRPLPDKFHGLSDQEMKYRQRYVDLIVTPETRKTFVARTRAISSIRKFMADADFMEVETPMLHPIPGGAAAKPFTTHHNALDMQMFLRIAPELYLKRLVVGGFERVFEINRNFRNEGVSVRHNPEFTMIEFYAAYTDYKWLMDFTEQLIRQAAIDALGTATITYQGRELDLAKPFHRLTITQAIQKYAPQYTNEQLADSAFLRTELKKFGVDASQPQFLNAGVGALQLALFEETAESQLWEPTYIIDYPIEVSPLARASDKVDGITERFELFITGREIANGFSELNDPEDQAARFRKQVDQKDAGDEEAMFYDADYIRALEYGMPPAGGCGIGIDRLVMLLTDSPSIRDVILFPHLRRED comes from the coding sequence ATGACCGAACCGACCCAGCCTAGTGCGGCCCAGCCGAACGCCGTGCCCGAGGTGGACGACAACAAGATCATTGCCGAGCGCCGCGAAAAGCTGCGCGAACTGCGTGAGCACGGCGTTGCCTATCCGAACGATTTCCGCCCCACGCATCACGCCGAAGATCTGCAAGCGCAATACGAGCACTCCGACAAGGAAGCGCTCGAAGCGAATCCGCTCGAAGTCGCGATTGCCGGCCGCATGATGCTCAAGCGCGTCATGGGCAAGGCGAGCTTTGCGACCGTGCGCGACGGCTCGGGTCAGATCCAGTTCTTCATCACGCCGGCCGACGTCGGTCAGGAAACGTACGACGCCTTCAAGAAGTGGGACATGGGCGACATCGTCGCGGCGCGCGGCGTGCTGTTCCGCACCAACAAGGGCGAGCTCTCGGTGCGCTGCACCGAACTGCGCCTGCTGTCGAAGTCGCTGCGGCCGCTGCCGGACAAATTCCACGGCCTGTCCGACCAGGAAATGAAGTATCGCCAGCGCTATGTCGATCTGATCGTCACGCCGGAAACGCGCAAGACCTTCGTCGCGCGCACCAGGGCGATTTCGTCGATCCGCAAGTTCATGGCGGACGCCGACTTCATGGAAGTCGAAACGCCCATGCTGCACCCGATCCCGGGCGGTGCGGCGGCCAAGCCGTTCACCACGCACCACAACGCGCTCGACATGCAGATGTTCCTGCGCATCGCGCCGGAGCTGTATCTGAAGCGTCTGGTGGTCGGTGGCTTTGAGCGCGTGTTCGAGATCAACCGTAACTTCCGCAATGAGGGCGTGTCCGTGCGCCACAATCCGGAATTCACGATGATCGAGTTCTACGCGGCGTACACCGACTACAAGTGGCTGATGGATTTCACCGAACAGTTGATCCGCCAGGCCGCAATCGACGCGCTGGGCACGGCCACCATCACGTATCAAGGCCGCGAACTGGATCTGGCCAAGCCGTTCCATCGCCTCACGATCACGCAGGCGATCCAGAAGTACGCACCGCAATACACGAACGAGCAACTCGCAGACAGCGCTTTCCTGCGCACCGAACTGAAGAAGTTCGGCGTGGATGCATCGCAGCCGCAGTTCCTGAACGCGGGCGTCGGTGCGCTGCAATTGGCGCTGTTCGAGGAAACCGCCGAGTCGCAATTGTGGGAGCCGACCTACATCATCGACTATCCGATCGAGGTGTCGCCGCTCGCGCGCGCGTCGGACAAGGTCGACGGCATCACGGAGCGTTTCGAACTGTTCATCACCGGCCGTGAAATCGCCAACGGCTTCTCGGAGCTGAACGATCCGGAAGACCAGGCTGCCCGCTTCAGGAAGCAGGTCGACCAGAAAGATGCCGGCGACGAAGAAGCCATGTTCTACGACGCGGACTACATTCGCGCGCTCGAATACGGCATGCCGCCGGCCGGCGGTTGCGGTATCGGCATCGACCGTTTGGTCATGTTGCTGACCGATAGTCCGAGCATTCGCGACGTGATTCTGTTCCCGCATCTGCGCCGCGAAGACTGA
- the hscA gene encoding Fe-S protein assembly chaperone HscA → MALLQISEPGMAPAPHQRRLAVGIDLGTTNSLVAAVRSGVPDVLPDEEGHALLPSVVRYLEKGGRRIGRTAKAEAASDPRNTIVSVKRFMGRGKAEVEGAENAPYDFIDAPGMVQIRTVDGVKSPVEVSAEILATLRQRAEDTLGDELVGAVITVPAYFDEAQRQATKDAARLAGLNVLRLLNEPTAAAIAYGLDNGSEGLYAVYDLGGGTFDLSILKLTKGVFEVLAAGGDSALGGDDFDHALYRHVLEQVGIAPQTLAPEDVRLLLDSVRVAKEALSDAPSARLQTTLSNGTEIDLTIGEATFEAITQALVQRTLGPTKKALRDAKVTTKEIKGVVLVGGATRMPVIRRAVESFFGQPPLINLDPDQVVALGAAIQADLLAGNRGADGDDWLLLDVIPLSLGVETMGGLTEKIIPRNSTIPVARAQDFTTFKDGQTAMAIHVVQGERELVSDCRSLARFELRGIPPMAAGAARIRVTYQVDADGLLSVFAREQGSGVEASVVVKPSYGLADDDIARMLEDSFSTAEIDMRARALREAQVEAQRLVEATDAALAADAELLDDSERAELDKLLDALRNVAQSDDVDAIEAATKTVAEGTDEFAARRMNKGIRRALAGRKLDEI, encoded by the coding sequence ATGGCCCTACTGCAAATCTCCGAACCCGGCATGGCGCCGGCGCCCCACCAGCGGCGTCTGGCGGTCGGCATCGATCTCGGCACCACCAATTCCCTCGTCGCAGCCGTACGCAGCGGCGTGCCCGACGTGCTGCCCGACGAAGAGGGCCATGCGCTGCTGCCGTCGGTGGTGCGCTACCTCGAAAAGGGTGGCCGCCGTATCGGCCGCACGGCCAAGGCCGAGGCGGCGAGCGATCCGCGCAACACGATCGTCTCGGTCAAGCGCTTCATGGGCCGTGGCAAGGCGGAAGTGGAGGGCGCCGAAAACGCGCCGTACGATTTTATCGATGCACCCGGCATGGTGCAGATCCGTACCGTCGACGGCGTGAAGAGCCCGGTCGAAGTGTCGGCCGAAATTCTCGCCACGCTGCGCCAGCGCGCGGAAGACACGCTCGGCGACGAACTCGTCGGCGCGGTCATCACGGTGCCGGCTTACTTCGACGAAGCCCAGCGCCAGGCCACCAAAGACGCCGCGCGTCTGGCGGGTCTGAATGTGCTGCGCCTGCTGAACGAACCGACCGCGGCCGCGATTGCGTATGGCCTCGATAACGGTTCCGAGGGTCTGTACGCCGTGTACGACCTGGGCGGCGGCACCTTCGACCTGTCGATTCTCAAGCTCACCAAAGGCGTATTCGAAGTGCTCGCAGCCGGCGGCGATTCCGCGCTCGGCGGCGACGACTTCGATCACGCGTTATATCGCCACGTGCTGGAGCAGGTGGGCATTGCACCGCAAACGCTCGCACCGGAAGACGTGCGCCTGCTGCTGGACAGCGTGCGCGTGGCCAAGGAGGCGTTGTCGGATGCGCCGAGTGCAAGGCTGCAGACCACGCTCTCGAACGGCACTGAGATCGATCTGACAATCGGTGAGGCCACTTTCGAGGCCATCACACAAGCGCTGGTTCAGCGCACGCTCGGCCCCACGAAAAAGGCGCTGCGCGACGCCAAGGTCACGACAAAGGAAATCAAGGGCGTGGTATTGGTGGGCGGCGCGACGCGCATGCCGGTGATTCGCCGCGCGGTCGAATCGTTCTTCGGCCAGCCGCCGCTGATCAATCTCGATCCTGATCAGGTGGTCGCGCTCGGCGCGGCGATCCAGGCCGATCTGCTCGCGGGCAATCGCGGCGCGGACGGCGACGACTGGCTGCTGCTCGACGTGATCCCGCTGTCGCTCGGCGTCGAGACGATGGGCGGTCTGACCGAGAAGATCATCCCGCGCAATTCGACGATTCCGGTCGCGCGCGCGCAGGATTTCACCACCTTCAAGGACGGCCAGACGGCGATGGCGATCCACGTCGTGCAGGGCGAGCGCGAGCTCGTCAGCGACTGCCGCTCGCTCGCGCGTTTCGAGCTGCGCGGCATTCCGCCGATGGCTGCCGGCGCGGCGCGTATCCGCGTGACCTACCAGGTAGATGCGGACGGGCTGCTGTCCGTGTTTGCGCGCGAGCAGGGCTCGGGGGTGGAAGCGTCGGTGGTGGTCAAGCCGTCCTACGGCCTCGCCGACGACGACATCGCCAGAATGCTCGAAGACAGTTTCTCGACCGCTGAAATCGACATGCGGGCGCGCGCGCTGCGCGAAGCGCAAGTCGAAGCACAGCGTCTCGTGGAAGCCACCGACGCCGCGCTCGCCGCCGACGCCGAACTGCTCGACGACAGCGAGCGCGCCGAGCTCGACAAGCTGCTCGATGCATTGCGCAACGTCGCGCAAAGCGACGACGTCGATGCGATCGAAGCCGCTACCAAAACTGTCGCCGAAGGCACCGACGAATTCGCCGCCCGTCGCATGAACAAGGGCATTCGCCGTGCGCTCGCCGGCCGCAAGCTCGACGAGATCTGA
- a CDS encoding glycine zipper 2TM domain-containing protein, which produces MDNPNTQPTTQSPQPAQPRRLHPLVATAAGAVIIASLVATAAVTGLFPKASSNGAQSDQTQAAQVATQGTQPGVVDSAAPANLSAQQAAQQQAAQQPQPAPAPTPAPAQQQYAQQQQAQPAPQPAPDYAQQQPARPAYCSTCGTVEAISAVRQEGHGTGIGAVGGAVAGGVVGNQFGSGGGRTAMTILGALGGGLAGNSVEKHIRSTTSYSVRVRMENGKMRYFTYHEAPPFQQGQRVRVENGTLVAS; this is translated from the coding sequence ATGGACAATCCAAACACGCAACCCACCACGCAATCTCCACAGCCCGCGCAACCACGCCGGCTTCACCCGCTCGTCGCAACCGCCGCCGGTGCAGTGATCATCGCGAGCCTGGTCGCCACGGCGGCCGTAACGGGCCTGTTTCCGAAGGCATCCAGCAACGGCGCGCAAAGCGATCAGACGCAAGCGGCGCAAGTGGCCACACAAGGCACGCAGCCGGGCGTGGTCGATTCAGCGGCACCGGCCAACCTGAGCGCGCAGCAGGCCGCCCAGCAGCAGGCCGCGCAACAGCCGCAACCGGCACCCGCACCCACTCCGGCGCCCGCGCAACAGCAATACGCGCAGCAACAACAGGCGCAGCCAGCCCCGCAGCCGGCTCCTGACTACGCCCAGCAACAGCCCGCACGACCCGCCTACTGCTCGACGTGCGGCACGGTCGAAGCCATCTCGGCGGTACGCCAGGAAGGTCATGGCACGGGTATCGGCGCGGTCGGCGGCGCGGTGGCCGGCGGTGTGGTCGGCAACCAGTTCGGCAGCGGCGGCGGCCGCACCGCGATGACCATTCTCGGCGCGCTCGGCGGCGGCCTTGCCGGCAACTCGGTCGAAAAACATATTCGCAGCACGACGTCGTACTCGGTGCGCGTGCGGATGGAGAACGGCAAGATGCGTTACTTCACTTACCATGAAGCGCCGCCGTTCCAGCAAGGTCAGCGCGTGCGTGTGGAGAACGGCACGCTCGTGGCAAGCTGA
- the fdx gene encoding ISC system 2Fe-2S type ferredoxin: MPQIVVLPHVELCPEGAVIDAVPGKSICDSLLEHGIEIEHACEKSCACTTCHVIVREGFAALTPSEEDEDDLLDKAWGLEPTSRLSCQALVPAEQDLVVEIPRYSINHAKENH, translated from the coding sequence ATGCCTCAAATCGTTGTGCTGCCTCACGTCGAACTGTGCCCGGAAGGCGCGGTGATCGATGCCGTGCCCGGCAAGAGCATCTGCGACAGCCTGCTCGAACACGGCATTGAAATCGAGCACGCGTGCGAGAAGTCCTGCGCGTGCACGACCTGTCACGTGATCGTGCGTGAGGGTTTCGCCGCCTTGACGCCATCCGAGGAAGACGAGGACGATCTGTTGGACAAGGCGTGGGGCCTCGAACCCACCTCGCGCCTGTCATGCCAGGCCTTGGTGCCGGCCGAGCAGGATCTGGTTGTCGAAATCCCTCGCTACTCGATCAATCACGCGAAGGAAAACCACTAA
- the prfB gene encoding peptide chain release factor 2 (programmed frameshift), protein MEAERLNAIEASLADLRTRADSLRGYLDYDDKALRLIEVNRELEDPDVWNDSKHAQALGREKKLLDDTVGKLTSLDNDLRDAQDLFDMAREEGDEATLLACESDAQGIEQRVADMEFRRMFSNPADPNNAFLDIQAGAGGTEACDWAAMLLRQYLRYCERKGFKTEVLEQTDGDVAGIKNATIKIEGEYAYGFLRTETGVHRLVRKSPFDSSGGRHTSFSSVFVYPEIDDSIEVDINPADLRIDTYRASGAGGQHINKTDSAVRITHMPSGIVVQCQNDRSQHRNRAEAMAMLKSRLYEAEIRKRQEEQDKLEAGKTDVGWGHQIRSYVLDNSRIKDLRTNVEISNTKSVLDGDLDPFISASLKQGV, encoded by the exons ATGGAAGCGGAACGTCTCAACGCGATCGAAGCCTCACTGGCGGACCTGCGCACTCGCGCGGACTCGCTACGGGGGTATCTT GACTACGACGACAAAGCACTGCGTCTAATCGAAGTCAACCGGGAACTCGAAGACCCGGACGTTTGGAACGACTCGAAGCACGCTCAGGCACTAGGCCGGGAAAAGAAGCTGCTCGACGACACGGTCGGCAAACTCACGTCGCTCGACAACGACCTGCGCGACGCGCAGGATCTGTTCGACATGGCCCGCGAAGAAGGCGACGAGGCAACCCTCCTCGCCTGCGAATCCGACGCGCAAGGCATCGAACAACGTGTCGCCGACATGGAATTCCGCCGCATGTTCTCGAACCCGGCGGATCCGAACAATGCCTTCCTGGACATCCAGGCCGGCGCCGGCGGCACCGAGGCGTGCGACTGGGCGGCCATGCTGCTGCGCCAATACCTGCGCTACTGCGAGCGCAAGGGCTTCAAGACCGAAGTGCTCGAACAGACCGACGGCGACGTCGCGGGCATCAAGAACGCCACGATCAAGATCGAAGGCGAATACGCGTACGGCTTTCTGCGCACCGAAACCGGCGTGCACCGCCTCGTGCGCAAGTCGCCGTTCGACTCGTCGGGCGGTCGTCACACGTCGTTCTCCTCGGTGTTCGTGTACCCGGAAATCGACGATTCGATCGAAGTGGACATCAATCCGGCCGATCTGCGGATCGACACGTACCGCGCGTCCGGCGCGGGCGGTCAGCACATCAACAAGACCGATTCGGCCGTGCGTATCACGCACATGCCGTCGGGCATCGTCGTGCAGTGCCAGAACGACCGTTCGCAGCACCGCAACCGCGCCGAAGCGATGGCCATGCTGAAATCGCGCCTGTACGAAGCGGAAATCCGCAAGCGTCAGGAAGAGCAGGACAAGCTGGAAGCCGGCAAGACCGATGTGGGCTGGGGTCATCAGATCCGCTCGTACGTGCTGGACAACAGCCGTATCAAGGATCTGCGCACCAATGTCGAAATCAGCAATACCAAGAGCGTGCTCGACGGCGACCTCGATCCGTTCATCAGCGCCAGCCTGAAACAGGGCGTCTAA